Within Seriola aureovittata isolate HTS-2021-v1 ecotype China chromosome 12, ASM2101889v1, whole genome shotgun sequence, the genomic segment TCTGAGCTTTTATATGTTTAAACAAGTTACTAGGCAACAGTTACATTGCATGGTGGAAAATGTATATTATACgtataaatataatgtttttccaATATCAATGTTACCTAGTTGCAGGTCACGCTCAGTGATGAGTTCATGGTTATAATGTACATATCCCAGTACTGTAgcctatatactgtacactggCCCTATCaagttttgtatttatttcatgtgtATCCTTTAATCTAATTGCTGACCCCTGCTATATGCAGTTTCGGGTTATGGTTCAGCCTTATCATTTCTATCATTTTCCGCATTATTATCTCCTACCTATTGCAAAAGTAACTGAAGTAATATAACTATCTtcaaaatgctttttaaaatgtttctgtttgcacACAAGGTCCTGATCACATAGTCATGAAAAACCCTGGAAACACGATCATTTGGGATTTGGGTTTCTGCCTGTAGTGGGGGCTGCACACTGACTGATAATTAAGAAATGTGATACTTATGATTTATcctgagtattttttttttggttttaggaGAAAAGAGACTTCAGTGGTGAAGACtaacaggttgttttttttcgcCCCTCCTCACTGAACCGAGACTAAACCCAGGTGACATATCAGTGGTCAAACACCTTTGTGACCTCGGTGACGAAGTTATTAGAGCCACCAGAGGGCGCTCTGTCATCACAGCGCTGCAGCAGCTCAACTCAACTTTGTGTTGAGCTCAGAGAGATCAAACCTGACCGCCACTGTAGCAGGTAAACGCACTTTAACTGAACACTCTGAATGAACAAAcattgtttacacacacacacacacacacacacacaacacacacacacacacacacacacacacacacacacacacacactatctatCTGGAGGCTGTATTTCCACATTCCGCTCGGCGGGAGACACACCCTCAGATCCGCAGGACGAGGCTCCACCGGGCAGCTGATGggatgcagagaggagagagacgcTGTGGGTGATGTTTGGATCCTGAGTCAGAGTCTCAGGGCTGCAGCAGAACTGGCAGTCATGggtaagaaaacacatttttacattttattttaagtgctGTCATCTGGATTGACgttgatctgtgtgttttttttaaactcatagagctttatgtttttgttatacACTGCAAGGATGTTTGGTATATAATTACAGTAAGAACTTCAGTTATGGTGGGCTTATAACTTGTTTTGTGCAGGGCTGTGGCCAGATTTTTATCAACACTAAGGTCATGGGTTCAAGACCCCCCCCTTGTGCAACCCCACCTCTGTCAGAAGATGTTGACCAGACACCAAAATGTACATAAGATTGtctcattattttggtttttctgcattttattgATTCAGTCAACTGTCTGATTATGTTGTATAAAGTTTATTTCCCTACATGCTGTTTAAACAACCTCTCCACACTGGCAAAATACTGACTCCTGaattatttagattttctttacCTTAAATtagtaattttatttatattaagtacgaaaaaaaagagagaatcaGAAAGAGTTGGAAACTAAAATTCCCAAATTCCCAGAAAATACACCAAGGACAGGccctgtgtgtcctcagtggtGCTGTAGCTGCAGCCCTGGTTTAACACTCAGATATTTTCTGATGGAAAGTTGTTTGAAAGGAGAATGGAGGCCGTTATTTCAGAGGAAGCTCTGCAGCCAGAGAGGATGTAGCAACTCACATTGCTAGCGAGTGAGATCATCCACGTTCTCCAGATTTAAACCTCGCTCCTCTCGCTGGGCACACACACCCTGAGAGGACACGATCCAAGAAAATCCCCTGTTTGGATGTAAGGCCTTCACGCTCTTTAGGCTTAACTCTCAGGCTCTGTGAAGGTCAACCAGTGtctcttgtttgtgtgtaatttcaAAATCCAAAGAGCAAGTCATCTGTCAATATTTGGAGCGAACGCTTGTTTGATACGAATCTAGAAAAAGCCTCAAACAAGACAGATCTCCTCAGCTGTCAGATACTGAAACGTGTTTGGTTGAGAGTCAGCTCTAACCTTTAGACCGTCTCTGTTATCAGACCGAGATGAGAGTTTATCTGAACTGGTGAATGAAGGGAATTAGCAACTCATACAAATGTCTTACTTCATCCCAACTTAGCTCATACAAAGGCGTGAACTTTTGGATCGAAGAAATCCAAAGCTAAGCAAATAATTACGTACATGCAGCAACGCAAACTCTCAGCACTTTTCCTATTCTTCTTCAGGGTGGAGGAGCTTTGAATATACCGTCTGCTGATAGCTATCAGTTAGAACAACAGCACAGTGTAGCATGCAAATCATTTCTGAGTTAAAGGATATGAAATGCTGTGtactataaataaacacagagcagtAAAAGGGTCAGGTCATGTGGTAAATTCTCAGTTTGAAGTTAAGTtaataaagaagaaatacacacacaaactattcGACCATGAACGTTTTCTTTTTAGATTTTGATCAGATATTCAACTATATTAACCTCCTTAGAAACATTTGGCGATAGTTAGGGGTCCTTTGTGAATAAATCTGAACAGACATGGTCTTACTAAACAAGCAAAGACAAGTTCCCTGAGGATTTATGgataaataaatgctttaaaatgaagTTTCACAACAGAAATCCACAAAACTGATTCACGATTgaaatttaaagctgctataatcaatgtCTTTATATTAAAGGCTCATGTTTGATTATGCGAAAGGGATCGCTCACAATAATGAAACattctgcagttcccctcagcccATAATGAGCGTTTTAGCGTCTTTCAGGcggtttgttttggttttcagacctgcaactttaatgttttggttcactctcaccgctctcattgCAACAAGGaaacttgttttctgttgtaaggctctaaaaacagacacagtgagtgcagataaaaaaagagccagatgtttccctcaggagtttgtggagaccaaaaacagctgGAAGAGAGTCAATACTGGACTTACACTCATGAGATGGACACAAACAGCGGCTCCAAACGAATGCCAGTGTTGCtccatatctgctggatgtttaaATAAGCTGCTTGCTAATGTGTTTGCCATATCAACTAATGCTCCATGATAGCAACTAGAGCTAGACCAATAAATTGGCTGATAGCGGCTTATTGACGATAATTTGGTATTGGTGTGTATGTCAGGCAATCATTAACGAAAGAACGTAgaacagaaatgtcaaactaggtttgctgtcatttaaaaacagtgactACATcacatagtttgtccaccagagagcccCGACAAGTTCATTTTGTCAACATGTCCAACTCATTATGCgtcttatttttaaaaaaaaaactattatcaAGGATTCGTATCATCGTTGTTTTTTACATCAGTTTGTTTCCGCTGCTgcctccaagtggccaaaaaatcagttactgcaggtttatcCAAGGAAACCTCATACCTGTATGAAAGCATGTCATTTTAGTATTAAGTCCCTGTAAAAGACATAATTCTATAATGCTCAGCTCTGTGTTAATCCTGGTGGTGTCACATGATCTCTGGAGGTGGTTTGAATTCAAACTGCCATCTCTAACCACCCACTAATGGACATTTAAGTGAAGCTAATGAGGTGGGGAAACCTGAAACACGCCCACAGAGTTCAGCAGGAAGTTTTGAATGAAATCCTCAGCAGCACTGGGAGGTTTTAAATGTCAGGGCGACTCGTTTTATCTGCACTGACTGAGATCCGTCACGATGGCTGCGTGGTCACAGACGATGGTTATCAGTAACTTTGTGCCCTGATGTTGATCTACGAGATCCTTGTGTTATGGTATCGTCACTGCACTGGACTGCGGCTGTCACGGCTCATGCTAGCCGCCCCggtcttcttctgtttcttccaAACACAAAGCTGTTCAGCCAGGAAAGACCCGGCTTTGTATGATACTACTAGGGATAGTCTGAATCCAGGTCCAGATTATGATTTAGTACACTCTCTCCAAGCATTATCGAAAACAGCCTGCTGTTTACTCTGTCAAAACCTCTTTACATTTTGGATATATTGGATCATCTATACAAGCACTAGAAAGTCATGTGGGGGTAGAGTCTTTCTTTCCTTTAACACACTTCCTGTATTTGTTCGCGTTTGGAGGCTGAGCATCAGCAGCTGCTCCTCTTATTTACATGttaactttttgttttggacttttcagGAGGAACTGCCATGAATTCTTTTCTACATACAGCTACATTTCTCATGTGAACTCATTTGAGTGTCTCAGTTTTTGCCTCATAATGAGCTTTTCTGGTCTGGGCCAGACTTACAATTTACATTATTTCAAGAAGTCCCCAGGAGGAAGTTGTCAAATAAACACAGGTACAATTTATTATGCAGAGACTTATTCCACAGGTACAGTCACGTCTTAGTATTGAAACAATTAGGATGGataaggaaaatgtaaaaaaaaaattgtgagtcACAGTCCAATTTTCATCCAATATTGTTCACccttatctttatttattccatGAACCGAAAGAAaatccagcaaaaaaaaaaatcacatttgtgaAGCTGGAGCAAGTGGATTTTTGGCATTATTGCTTAAAAAttaatgattaactgattgtttaaattgattaaattgGACTGGATTAATTTTCTTACAGTCAAGTAATGGTTTCCACTTAAGCTGTTTCTTTTCGTTAGTCGTGACGGGATTTGTTGGGATTGGTcactgtgtgtgatttttgttcagtttgcagctgctgttgtaaGCCGCTCTGTTTCATCATCAGCAGGTGAAGTGAGGTTGCTCTTTGGTTAGCGCACGTCTAGATGATCACATACAGACCCTGCAGCTGACAACCGCGGCCCTCTTAAACCCTCCTCTGGTGAAGCATTGACCCCGTTGTTGGGGAGTTAGCACATTCCTGCCTCCTCACTGTGGAGCAGCTCTCAGCTCTTTATTGTGGCGGGCGATGAAGTCGACCGAACACACActccctgtccctctctgtctctctcctcctgcctgcTTCACATGTCGGCCATTTGGAAAAGACAGGTCTTGTTTATGTCGACCACATACGCTTTCATGTTCAGGCAGCGTCACCGAGTGCATAGGAGTTTTGGGAAGTGACCAGcaattagttttctttttttttttgttgttgttttttttttcatgtctctaAGAGAAGGGTTTCCCAAATGTTGTCATGTCACGGTTTCCCAACTAAGACACACGTTGGAAATGAAACCTGAGGTTAAAGGAGTCATAGAGGGGTGATTTATGCTGCAGGAAATTACAGTGAAATTAAACAATTTCACATCATTTTGGGGACCTTTTTGAACCTCCTCGTGGTCATTTATGCTCCTTTCTACGAATGTGCTTTGATgttgtctgcttttttttttttttgtcttgtttgttttgtctgttccttttatttttcacatgaaCCTGCCCAGGCGCTGAACACGAAAATGAGCTTTGAGGCTAAATCTGACtcagtttcatgtttctgaCAGATAGAGTAAAGTTCTTTCTAGCTCCATGTTACCATCTACTGTTAATGCATCCACACTGTCTATGCAAAAACTATATGCTGCATTGTTACAGGTCGCATTTCATAATTACTTATTCTTTATTATCAACCACTTCAGTAACATTGTTACTGATATTCTCCTGAATTTTCCCCTTAAGTGTATTCAAAGTAAGACAAAAACCTTTTCCACTCTACAAGTATATCCTCTATCTCTACATGCTCATACTGAGGCAGATATTGAAAGGCTTGATGCCTCTCTTGACTGCAGTGTCACAACAAGTTTTATTCCACAGTGTTCCCAGAAACATTCAAGACACTCTCTtgtattaaggcacaaaagtaAAGATtcaacttttatatttttttattactattgttCCGACCTTAATAAACCACATGTATGATTGAAGCGTTTGATGTTTCATATATTGCATTTGCCAACTGATTATTTTCCAAAACATACTGCAGGCCTGTTTCACAGTTgtatcacagacacacagcatcaGACATCATTCATTTAGATCTTGTTGCTGTGGTATTTGAGCGGAGCTATAGTGAGCTAGCGACAACCAAAAATGGAGAAGAAACCAcgtcttttatttattccaagTGTAGTGAGTAATCTTGCTTCACATTATTTGAATCTGTGTTGACTCTTTCATGCTCAgagtattttatttgtgtttttacagctgtgtgctggtttttatttccatccTATATACTGATATGTGTATCTGAAGACATGTCAATAAAGTGTGATCGCCAGGTTGTATTGAAGTTGTTTTCCTTCATCATTCTGGCTTTAATTTAATCAAGTAAGACTTGGTGGAGTACGACCTCATCCTGAACATGAAGCggataaacacagaaacactcacaccaatgatgagaagaaaaaaagctagACCAAACAAAGATTAGTTGAGTTTATTCCTAAAAGAAGACAgtgtcgtgttttttttttcatatttacactGAAGGCCTTATCATCAGATTCTGAATAAACTCAAAGCGCAATTTGAAGGAGACAGCTGAGCTTTGACCTGAGACATCTGCTGGGTTAGTGGAATAAACTAAAGCTGGTGAACGGCTTCTCGGAGACACTTTTCTGGATAGTGTTCTTGAAGGAAAACCTGGGACATGAGGTTTTAGGAGGTGTTAAGTTGTCTAGATAAGCTGCTTGTTGATCTATAGGCTCCGGCTCTCCCCTCCAGCGATGTTTGTATAACTCCAATCTGCCAATTAACAGCACAGCCCTCATGTGAGAGTCATAGTAGCATCTGTTTCTTCTTCCACAGCCAAACACCGGACTCCTGATCCCCAGTGACCTGTGTCGCCATGCCAACTCCTACGGTCCTCACAACAACCACGGGTCCTCAGAGAAGTCGCTAGGGTTTACGAGCATATTTACATCTCTGTGAGCCTACATAACGTGGATCAGCcctgagcgagagagagaccagGAGGCAGGTAGTGCTGAGGGAAAAGACTCGATAGATTATGACATGATAAACTCAAATTTTCAGCCTTttgcttcactgtgtttttctgttgcagAGATGGTTTTCCGGTGGAGTCTCCTGCTGATCTTCACATTGCTGGGGACGACGGGACTTGTGGTTGgatgtgtgtgtccagcagcCACCATTTTGTCCCAGTTTCCCTCCGAGGTTCCTGCTGGCATCTGTTGCCTGAACTACTCCGGCTCTGCTGTCAGCCATGTGCGCTGGTCTGTGTTTACCAATGAGACAAACATAGAGACGCTGGATCTCTCCAACTGTAATATCAGTTCTGTTGATGCGAGCGGCAGAGAGGCTTCTACACTGCAAAAAGTTTACTTAGGTCATAATAGACTAATGGAGTTGCCAAGGGAGTTTCTGGCCGGCCAGCCCAGCCTGAGGGAGGTGGATTTGAGCGGGAACCTGCTTCAGGAGCTTCCTGAGGGTTTCCTCCAGGACTCTGACAACCTCCAGAAGCTGTATCTTCAGGGAAACCGGCTACGCTTCCTCCCCGGCTCTGTGTTGCAGAAGCCCAGTCTGCAAAGGCTGGAAGTGGAGGGGAACCCCTGGGACTGCTCCTGTTTGTCACTGGAAGCCGTGGAGGAAGGCAGGAGGGCTAACAGGACCGCCAAGCTGCAGGATCTGCTGGGGAACCTCACCTGCTTCTCTCCGAGCCACCTGGCCGGCAGGACTGTGTGGTCGGTGAGGCTCAGCGACGTGTGCCGCCCCGCCGGCCTCACCGCACTCTTCATTGtgctccccctcctcatccTGGCTGTTTTGGTGCTCTGCTGGTGCTgcgggaggaagaagaagaagaaagacacgCCTGTGTTCAGCACCTCAAAGAAGAAAGACTCCGGCTGCAACGGCCAGAAACATCGCAGCAAGCAACGACCTGCGGCTGCTGAGCAGAATAAAGCTAAGAACTGTGGCAGTGAGGGGATCCTGAAGAACCAGCTGCTGCTACGCCCGGCATCCACCCTCCTGGGCAGCACCAGAGACATCTATGAAGAAGTGGAGATCAAGCTGGGATCGGTGGAGTCTCTTCCCCGAGTCTCCTCACACTGTTCCAGCTCTACAGAGGGGAAGCAGGGCTCCCAGGGGCCCGGCGGGGCCAGCAAGACAGAGCTGGACACAGTCAGTGTGACTGAAGTGATGAAAGACTCAGCCGACAGGGAGAAGGCTTACCTGACCCAGTCCACTGAATACTACAGCCTGGTTCCAGGCATCGAGCTGGAGGACTCGGACCACGGAGAGTATGAGAATGTGGACCTCTCATGACGCcatcttaaaggaatagtttgacattttgtcaagtatgtgtgtttgctgcctTGCTGAGAGTTAGGTGAGAAGATCAGCAACActcacatgtctgtgtgtttaaagccCTTGAAGCCGATCGCTGTGAGCGATGAGGTCAGGTCCGACACCAACCACAGAAGTTTTTGATGAACTGGTTTAAAGTGGTGTGACCAACACAGCCCGAATGTACCAGACTTTATAACATAATTATGTACATTTTGAAACCAGGTTTTCAGGATCTTTAAgtagcatagcttagcataatgacttTAATCAAGGGTAAACAGATATAGCTTGGCGCTGTCCCAAGTTCAAAAACATGGCTCTTCTATTCTAATTCTCAACAAGAAAGCGAAGAAGTGTATTTCCACAAAATTTCAAATTACTCCTTTAAATGCACTAaagagtgtgtcagtgtgtcagtgtgtgtgcgcgtgtgtgtgtgtgtgtctcagagaaAAAGCCAGTTGTCTATCGACACAGAGACAGTGTGGTCCGACCACTGCGGTATCACAATGTAAGGGGGAAGTGATTTAATCTGGAGCTTTTCCTGTGGGACCTGAGCAGCACAGTGACTGTTTGAAAGGGAGGCccacttttttctctctggaaaaaacaagcaatttgcCAGCTGTCATTATTCTATTTAATGCTGCGCTCCATGCAAATGTACACTTCGTGTTGTGTTCAAGTCAACAAAGAACAGGACATATTTTTAATTCCTGTGCTTACTTCATTCAAAGTCAAGCAAGCttttgtacagtgtgtgcttTCTTTTACCTCACCCAAGAGTCACTGTTATATACATCCAATTTTGACTTACCTACTTATTATTCTGCCCTACAGGATGTTCTGAATCAAACTCACCTGAAGCTGCACAACTAGAAATATAGGTGCTTAACAGTGACTAATCCCTTCGCAATGTCCCCAGTTAACTGAATGCCAAACGTGGAATGTAAAGCTTTGGTGAGAAGTCTAAATTTATATAAGTCATTAAGCAAAGGGTGAAATCACAGATGCTTGCACATGGCTTTGCttcacaaactgaaatgtgCACATAGGTTGGAAAATGCCACATCCAAATGCTGGTGAATGCTGGTTTAAGATAAAAATCTCTGTAGTGCCGGTTCAGTAAACTGAGATGTAGAGCGTTTCTGTGCAGCGGCGAATTCAACGTAACGACACTGGAGAGGAAACCTacacaaaagaggaaaaaaaaagccaaaaaaactgAAGATCAGGGTCATCGTGGAGGAGCAGGACGCAGACAGTCGACTGTTATCTAACATGTTGAAAACAGACAGGCGTCTCACTCTCACACTTGTTGGCTTTGAATGCTAATTGGTTTGTGTTCAGTGAGACAGAGTGAGCGAGGGTGCAGCGAAGGGTGTGGAGCTTCCTGGAATTTAAAAAGAACCGAGGTGTATTTTCCACACGGGTTCTCACATATTTTCCATTAAGGCTTCATTTATCAACATTATGAGATTTATTGCGCTCCCAATGCCAAACGCCTTTAGgtcaaaagacaaaatgacaaatgttgcattttgttatttttagttCAATTTCTTCCCAGTGTGTCGAGACACTGAGGTCGCGTCCTAgattccttctcttttttttctaatactTATTTTTGGGAGGAACTGTGGGGGTTTTGGAAACCTGGAGGGAATTTACAATCTCCAGTTGGTCGTTCACTAAACCCTGCCTATGATTGGTGATGTCCAGTCATAGCCCACCAATAGTAACTAGCCAATATAATatacaggtgaaactcaaaaaattagaatatcgtgcaaaagttcattcaagtcagcaattcaacttcaaatgtgaaactaacaCGTGATATAAACTCAGTACATGCAAAGCGAGATATGTCAAGgctttatttgttataatctTGATGATCATGGCTTACAGTTTTTGAAAACCCCAAATTCcaaatctcagaaaattagaatatttggAAAAGGTTCAATACTATAGGCTCAAAGTGTCACACGCTCATCAGCTAATTAATCCAAAACACCTGTGAAGGGTTCCTGAGTCTTTAAATGATCTCTCAGTGTGGTTCAGTAGAATTCACAATCATGGGGAAGACTGCTAACCTGACAGTTGTGCAGAAACCCATCATTGACACCCTCCACAAGGAGGGAAAGCCTCAAAAGGTAATTGCAAAAGAAGTTGGATGTTCTCAAAGTGCTGTATCAAAGCACATTAATAGAAAGGTAGctggaagggaaaagtgtggaagAAAAAGGTGCACAAGCCGCAGGGATGACTGGAGTCTGGAGAGGATTGTCAGGAAAAGGCCATTCAAAAGTGTGGGGGAACTTCACAAGGAGTGGACTGAGGCTGGAGTTAGTGCATCAAgagccaccacacacagactgatcCTGCAAATGGGCTTCAAATGTCGTATTCCTCTTATCAAGCCGCTCCTGAACAACAAAAAACGTCAGAAGCGTCTTACCTGggctaaagacaaaaagaactggtctgttgctcagtggtcCAAAGTCCTCTTTTCCGATGAGAGCAaattttgcatctcatttggAAACCAAGTtcccagagtctggaggaagaaTGGAGATGCACACAATCCAAGATGCATGAAGTCCAGTGTGAAGTTTCCTCAGTCTGTGTTGGTTTAGGGAGCCATGTCATCTACTGGTGTTGGTCCACTGTGCTTTATTGAGTCCAGAGTCAACGCAGCTGTCTATCAGGAGATTTTAGAACACTTCATGGTTCCTTCAGCAGACAAGCTTTATGGAGATGCtgacttcattttccaacaggatATGGCACCTGCCCACACTGCCAAAAGTACCAAAACCTGGTTAAATAACCATCAGATAACGGTGCTTGATTGGCCAGCAAACTCgccagacctgaaccccataGAGATTTTATGGGGCATTgccaagagaaagatgagagacatgAGACCGAACAACAAAGCATCCTGGTCTTCCATAACACCTGAGCAGTGCCACAGGCTGATAGCATCCATGCCACGCTGCATTGAGGCAGTAATTCATGCAAAAGGGGCCCAAACCAAGTACTAAGTACACATGCAAGATTTAAACCTTTCAGAGGGccaatatttctctgtttaaaatccCCTTTCTATTAATCTTAtgtgatattctaattttttgagattttcaatttgaggttttcataagttgtaagccataatcatcaaaattatatcaaatgaaGGCTTGAAATATCTTGAGTTGCATGTTATGAACCTATGTCATACATTAGTTTCACCTTGTAAATCTAATTGCTGGAATAAACAAACCTTTGCacgatattctaattttttgagtttcacctgtatAAGCCCAGCCCAAGTCAAGCTTTGGATTTCTCCACATGTTGCGAGATACTTGATGtttaaagagtgaaaacacaagAGTTAAATCATAAGGAATGGATTACACAGCCCACAGCTGAATGTCAGTTCCAGGCTCAATGAGCATGGGAAAATGAGTTTGAGCTCCCATTGTCTTCATCCCACTGATAATACCACGACTAACCAGCCCGTCCCTTCAGCCTCAGTCTTTAACCATCATTCTGTATCATGTTTGTAGCCATCAGTTGCAGGCGAACGAGTCGGCAGGAAACATTTAATTACATATAATTAACTTATCCGTTGGGGGAAATCGGCGGTGACCAGTTAGGAATAAAAGGCtgcttttgtcttcctctgtctgaaatcaaaaattcattgtgttaaaaacaacacaaaaattgATGGTAAATCTGCCACTGTTATAACTGTAAACTGCCTGATGGGCCATATGACAAAGCAGAGGTTGACAAGCATAGAAGCAGGGGGGCTCACTGAACtgcaaattaaaacattaaacatacTGTGTTATTAGAGGATGagtgggttttgtttttactcgATTACTTCAACTTGACTACGTCCAGGCCaacagaatgaaataaaaaataaatatagaataaatatataatataacaaataaaatttaGAAAAAGGAATaactgaataaattaaatatcaaaaatccaaataatttGAACATTTCCTGAGTGGTGAGGGAGGACCTGTGACCTCAGTGTTTCTAAAATCTTTTCTACAGCCCTGattgtgaaagtgaaataagGTATAATGTCATATTGTATAGTAGCATGAAtaattcttcatttaaaaaagaaaatggatgaaCTGGTTTGACACAATAAAAGCACTGATCCTCATCTTTACGTTTGTGCTTTCAGATGCGCTATCTCGATCGTTTTTTTGTATGCAACACTTTTGAATATtgttgaaagaaaattaaatgtttttttcaggatTTCTGCCTCAGGACTGTGTTTGATGATGTCGATTAATAACACAACACATAAGAGATGAAGTTAAAAACCAAACTGTGTTATCAGCTCACTGCTCCAGATCTTTTCATATGATCTTTCTCTGTGGCCCCTCAGCTCTGTCTCACCCGACAATGACCCAGGTCGGCCCCCAGCTACCTGAAATCCtacttttcatttcagctctaatttcACTCACCGTGGGAAGCTGTAATTACTGCATTGGGTTACAAAAAACGATCGGCACggagctgctctctctgtcctgttCGCAGAGGTCTCAGCCCCCTGACCAGTATATCCAGTAGCTGAGTCCAGGAAATGAGTGGGCAGAAACAGTTGTTGGAGTATCCATGGATGTTAATCTTGGAGTGAATTTCATCTAGATCAAGATCACTGACCAGccattgtgttttcatctgaTACACAGGAATGAAACGCAAACATACAGgtgtaaaatatttgatttagtAAACAGTTTCACTGACAGAAGAGCAATAAGAAATGGAAATTAGGATATTTACATTATGAGCCGtataaacaacaatataaaaacatagcTCTaggaaaaacagacaaagtttGCATTACTAACAGCTGATCCATACGTCCTCAGATAAGAGGCGTTATAAATGAACATCTAACACAGTATTTACAATGTCAAatgttctttttattgttttctgtcaatATAACAGCCTTTGGGTGTCTttgtttatgaaataaatacagacagTGACGCCTCAGGGCTGAGGCCGGGAGCCA encodes:
- the si:ch211-106k21.5 gene encoding uncharacterized protein si:ch211-106k21.5, which encodes MVFRWSLLLIFTLLGTTGLVVGCVCPAATILSQFPSEVPAGICCLNYSGSAVSHVRWSVFTNETNIETLDLSNCNISSVDASGREASTLQKVYLGHNRLMELPREFLAGQPSLREVDLSGNLLQELPEGFLQDSDNLQKLYLQGNRLRFLPGSVLQKPSLQRLEVEGNPWDCSCLSLEAVEEGRRANRTAKLQDLLGNLTCFSPSHLAGRTVWSVRLSDVCRPAGLTALFIVLPLLILAVLVLCWCCGRKKKKKDTPVFSTSKKKDSGCNGQKHRSKQRPAAAEQNKAKNCGSEGILKNQLLLRPASTLLGSTRDIYEEVEIKLGSVESLPRVSSHCSSSTEGKQGSQGPGGASKTELDTVSVTEVMKDSADREKAYLTQSTEYYSLVPGIELEDSDHGEYENVDLS